A genomic window from Phragmitibacter flavus includes:
- a CDS encoding ribonuclease HII, with translation MKQIFELPERPDMAHERSWRERGFARVAGVDEAGRGPLAGPVHVAAVVLPDGFEHADLHDSKQLSEAARERIFEELTGRADVAWSLVVVEVLEVDRINVLQAARVGMRRAVLALQPVPEVVLVDGLEVPDFPFRQEALVKGDARSLSIAAASVIAKVSRDRYMRELAKEFPEYGFERHKGYGTAAHLAALQEHGPCVHHRISFSPVAQLTFSFDAA, from the coding sequence GTGAAGCAAATTTTCGAGCTGCCGGAGCGGCCTGACATGGCGCATGAACGAAGCTGGCGGGAACGGGGTTTTGCTCGTGTGGCAGGGGTGGATGAAGCGGGCCGTGGGCCGTTGGCGGGTCCGGTGCATGTGGCGGCGGTGGTGTTGCCGGATGGGTTTGAGCATGCGGATTTGCATGATTCGAAGCAGCTGAGCGAAGCGGCACGAGAGCGAATTTTTGAGGAGTTGACGGGTCGGGCGGATGTGGCGTGGTCGCTGGTGGTGGTGGAGGTGTTGGAGGTGGATCGGATCAATGTTTTGCAGGCGGCGCGGGTGGGGATGCGAAGGGCAGTGCTGGCGTTGCAGCCGGTGCCGGAGGTGGTGTTGGTGGATGGGCTGGAGGTGCCGGATTTTCCGTTTCGACAGGAGGCTTTGGTGAAGGGGGATGCGCGTAGTTTGTCGATTGCGGCGGCGAGTGTGATTGCAAAAGTTTCGCGCGACCGGTATATGCGGGAGTTGGCGAAGGAGTTTCCTGAATATGGCTTCGAACGGCACAAAGGATACGGCACTGCGGCGCATCTGGCGGCGTTGCAGGAGCATGGTCCGTGCGTTCATCACCGGATTTCGTTTTCGCCCGTCGCTCAACTCACTTTCTCGTTTGACGCAGCCTGA
- a CDS encoding MBL fold metallo-hydrolase, with protein MKVRFWGTRGSLATPGKATLKYGGNTSCVQVIGDQGTMVVLDAGTGMREMSLNFPPGLKRVDVLLTHLHMDHIQGLGFFSPFYNRDMEVHLWGPRSTTQDLRGRLMRYLSPPLFPVHLRDLECRLFVHDASDADVQIGEFRVSSRMICHPGPTVGYRLVGPKGSLAYMPDHEPAIGATRLLPDRDWVSGAAVAKEVDLLIHDAQYTDEEYAARVGWGHSSMKQAMEFARMTEVRHLVPFHYDPTHGDEVLETMLKENIAAVNPAYPVTPAREGETMEVRG; from the coding sequence ATGAAGGTGCGTTTTTGGGGGACGCGTGGTTCGCTGGCGACGCCGGGGAAGGCGACGCTGAAGTATGGGGGGAACACGTCTTGTGTGCAGGTGATTGGAGATCAGGGGACAATGGTGGTGTTGGATGCAGGGACAGGGATGCGTGAGATGTCGCTGAATTTTCCGCCGGGATTGAAGCGGGTGGATGTGTTGCTGACGCATTTGCACATGGATCATATCCAGGGGTTGGGATTCTTTTCGCCGTTTTACAATCGGGACATGGAGGTGCATTTGTGGGGTCCAAGGAGCACGACTCAGGATCTGCGAGGGAGATTGATGCGGTATCTTTCGCCGCCATTGTTTCCGGTGCATTTGCGCGATTTGGAGTGCCGGCTTTTTGTGCATGATGCGTCGGATGCGGATGTGCAGATCGGGGAGTTTAGGGTGTCGTCGCGGATGATTTGTCATCCGGGTCCGACGGTGGGTTACCGGCTGGTGGGTCCGAAGGGTTCGCTGGCGTATATGCCGGATCATGAGCCGGCGATTGGGGCGACGAGGTTGTTGCCGGATCGGGACTGGGTGTCGGGGGCGGCGGTGGCGAAGGAGGTGGATTTATTGATTCATGATGCGCAGTATACCGATGAGGAGTATGCGGCGCGGGTGGGCTGGGGGCATTCGTCGATGAAGCAGGCGATGGAGTTCGCGCGGATGACGGAGGTGCGGCATTTGGTGCCCTTTCATTATGATCCGACGCATGGGGATGAGGTGTTGGAGACGATGCTGAAGGAGAACATTGCGGCGGTGAATCCGGCGTATCCGGTGACGCCAGCGCGTGAAGGGGAAACGATGGAGGTGCGGGGGTGA
- a CDS encoding PAS domain-containing protein — MPQKDIELILMRQLASCLATPVFLVDPQGNLVFYNEHAEAILGRRFEETGSMPVGLWSTIFSPRDGRGREILPEALPLVIALRKKVPAQKRFWIKSLDGSKKQVEATAFPLMGQTGRLVGAVTMIQEVKG; from the coding sequence ATGCCTCAAAAAGACATCGAACTGATTCTGATGCGCCAGCTGGCGAGTTGTCTGGCGACGCCGGTTTTTTTGGTCGATCCACAAGGGAATCTGGTGTTTTACAACGAGCATGCGGAGGCGATTTTGGGTCGGCGGTTTGAGGAGACGGGGTCGATGCCGGTGGGGTTGTGGTCGACGATTTTTTCACCGCGCGATGGTCGAGGTCGGGAGATTCTGCCGGAGGCGTTGCCGCTGGTGATTGCGCTGCGCAAAAAGGTGCCGGCGCAGAAGCGGTTCTGGATCAAGAGTCTGGATGGCTCGAAGAAGCAGGTGGAGGCGACGGCGTTTCCATTGATGGGGCAGACGGGGCGGCTGGTGGGGGCGGTGACGATGATCCAGGAGGTGAAGGGATGA
- a CDS encoding alkaline phosphatase family protein has protein sequence MHPLLLAFFIITSSLVCSAQTQITNPAKRPRVILISIDGFPAWIWKDPSLPAPNLRQLAANGASTEAMTVSNPSITWINHTTLITGVSPRKHGVLFNGLLVRQGPGKHPKVEQWVDKDQMVFAPTLYDLAHAKGLTTGEVNWVAVTNAKTIAHSFPERPRLEGPIEKAMIDKGILTTDDILGYQSGPTSRNIAWRDETWTKAAIHILREHQPDLLLYHTLNTDAIHHRHGPATWASYTALAYADRLVGDLVDAVDEAGLADQTTFIITTDHGFKKVTHYVYPNIALKQARYLKALGPTITSADVSAVTQGGMAFVYINRPERRTELLPQIKALLQQTEGIDQVIEGKDANSLGMPTPEENQGTGDLILYAKPGYAFNANAAGDAITGPAENYGGTHGYPASDPELDGIFIASGPAIKKGILLPRMANLDVAPTIAKILNLEIPNPEGKVLTEVLTGQ, from the coding sequence ATGCACCCTCTCCTTCTCGCCTTCTTCATCATCACCTCCTCTCTCGTCTGTTCTGCGCAGACTCAAATTACCAACCCTGCCAAGCGTCCTCGCGTCATCCTCATCAGCATCGATGGATTTCCCGCCTGGATCTGGAAAGACCCCAGCCTCCCGGCCCCCAACCTTCGCCAACTCGCCGCCAACGGAGCCTCCACCGAGGCCATGACCGTCTCCAATCCTTCCATCACCTGGATCAACCACACCACCCTCATCACGGGAGTCAGCCCGCGCAAACACGGTGTCCTCTTCAACGGTCTCCTCGTCCGCCAAGGTCCCGGCAAACATCCGAAAGTCGAACAATGGGTCGACAAAGACCAAATGGTTTTCGCCCCCACCCTCTACGATCTCGCCCACGCCAAAGGCCTCACCACCGGCGAAGTCAACTGGGTCGCCGTCACCAATGCCAAAACCATCGCCCACTCCTTTCCCGAACGCCCCCGTCTCGAAGGCCCCATCGAAAAAGCCATGATCGACAAAGGCATCCTCACCACCGACGACATTCTCGGCTACCAATCCGGCCCCACCTCCCGCAACATCGCCTGGCGCGACGAAACCTGGACCAAAGCCGCCATCCACATCCTTCGCGAACACCAGCCCGACCTGCTCCTCTACCATACCCTCAATACCGACGCCATCCATCACCGCCACGGTCCCGCCACCTGGGCCAGCTACACCGCGCTCGCTTATGCTGACCGACTCGTCGGCGACCTCGTCGATGCCGTCGATGAGGCAGGCCTCGCCGATCAAACCACCTTCATCATCACCACCGATCACGGCTTCAAAAAAGTCACCCACTACGTCTATCCGAACATCGCCCTCAAACAAGCCAGATACCTCAAAGCCCTCGGACCCACGATCACCAGCGCCGACGTCTCCGCCGTCACCCAAGGCGGCATGGCTTTCGTCTACATCAACCGTCCCGAACGCCGGACCGAACTCCTCCCTCAGATCAAAGCACTTCTCCAACAAACCGAAGGCATCGACCAAGTCATTGAAGGCAAGGACGCCAACTCGCTTGGCATGCCTACTCCCGAAGAGAACCAGGGCACCGGCGACCTCATCCTCTACGCCAAACCCGGCTACGCCTTCAATGCCAACGCCGCCGGCGACGCCATCACCGGCCCCGCCGAGAACTACGGCGGCACCCATGGCTACCCCGCCAGCGATCCCGAACTCGACGGCATCTTCATCGCCTCCGGCCCCGCCATCAAAAAAGGCATCCTCCTCCCCCGCATGGCCAACCTGGATGTCGCCCCCACCATCGCCAAAATCCTCAACCTCGAAATCCCCAATCCCGAAGGAAAAGTCCTCACCGAGGTCCTCACCGGCCAATAA
- a CDS encoding HTTM domain-containing protein, which yields MSFAKRWHDGVWNRLIASTITDDLTLSKVRIATAILTLLFFDLHFAWITDLPPSLFAPHKLSLAILFKDMPGKLCFQIGEILLVFSVFCVAIGLKSRINCLLFAFTYICLCSFKYSFGKIDHTIMLPAAFFCLALTNAGCRWAIIPDREKSFVPRGETLLSITLAFGMFTAGLPKAIHWLDFDLTHNGFLSWFYRGYFSMERQPFGASLVFQMPAWLTEVFDYCAVAFELSPFFCLLLGRTYWRTWIVVACLFHTFNTILLGIPFFINIVAYLPFILLDRQAIAAPRKNPFVSLVVVSFALAALTMHFAQTFK from the coding sequence ATGAGCTTCGCTAAACGCTGGCACGATGGGGTCTGGAACCGGCTCATCGCTTCCACCATCACCGATGATCTCACCCTATCCAAGGTGCGCATCGCAACTGCCATTTTGACGCTGTTGTTCTTCGATCTTCACTTCGCTTGGATCACCGATCTGCCACCATCCCTCTTTGCCCCGCATAAGCTCTCTTTAGCCATTCTCTTCAAAGACATGCCCGGAAAATTGTGCTTCCAGATCGGCGAAATTTTGTTGGTTTTTTCAGTGTTCTGCGTCGCGATCGGCCTCAAGTCCCGCATCAATTGCCTGCTCTTTGCCTTCACATACATTTGTCTGTGCTCGTTCAAATACAGTTTCGGAAAAATTGATCATACCATCATGCTTCCGGCTGCTTTCTTCTGTCTTGCATTGACTAATGCCGGCTGTCGATGGGCGATCATTCCCGACCGCGAAAAGTCATTCGTCCCCCGAGGTGAAACCTTGCTCTCCATCACGCTTGCTTTTGGGATGTTCACAGCGGGATTACCGAAAGCCATCCACTGGCTTGACTTCGATTTAACTCACAATGGTTTCCTCTCATGGTTCTATCGGGGTTACTTCTCGATGGAGCGGCAGCCTTTCGGTGCTTCATTGGTGTTTCAAATGCCAGCATGGCTCACCGAGGTCTTTGACTACTGCGCGGTGGCCTTCGAGCTCTCCCCGTTCTTCTGCCTTCTGCTTGGTCGCACCTACTGGCGCACTTGGATCGTGGTAGCCTGCCTGTTTCATACATTCAACACCATCTTGTTGGGCATTCCATTTTTCATCAACATCGTTGCTTATCTTCCGTTCATCTTGTTGGATCGTCAGGCTATCGCTGCCCCACGCAAAAACCCTTTTGTAAGTCTTGTCGTCGTTTCTTTTGCACTCGCGGCTCTAACCATGCATTTCGCGCAAACCTTCAAATGA
- a CDS encoding phosphodiester glycosidase family protein, which translates to MTKPRKSKRRRFRFGCLTKLVLLAVLAGVLALVAVDYVFNLRGNLTFVAFRDSKKALQVRLDSGEWKDVASVGMSELFGALHDQARTPGATWKTLEVRRPAQRLWQHVTQAVIGAEVHVVEFDPAQYEFVTSFREKFELTTARERLGAEEAVFAITANFRDPEGKPLGLVVSKGQQVSRPFTAWTGYFFVKDGRPWFGPKSLFEETPGVLTEASQGYPSVLKNHTVFSYVDLAPNKYFNGDRLTYRALAGVRQDGRVVMVLSGNGGLMNIGEAAELARKLNVQHATLLDGGKALQYSMRFTGLPHHFHAFNTWLDIEKEPLQPERSPVFIAVKRKERGEN; encoded by the coding sequence GTGACAAAACCCCGGAAATCCAAACGCAGACGGTTTCGTTTCGGCTGTTTGACCAAACTGGTATTGCTGGCGGTGCTGGCCGGGGTGCTGGCGCTGGTGGCGGTGGATTATGTGTTCAACTTGCGGGGGAACCTGACGTTTGTGGCGTTTCGGGATTCGAAGAAGGCGTTGCAGGTGAGATTGGATTCGGGCGAGTGGAAGGACGTGGCGTCGGTGGGGATGAGTGAGCTTTTCGGCGCGTTGCATGATCAGGCACGGACGCCGGGGGCGACTTGGAAAACGCTGGAGGTGCGCAGGCCGGCGCAGAGATTGTGGCAGCATGTGACGCAGGCGGTGATCGGGGCGGAGGTCCACGTGGTGGAGTTTGATCCGGCGCAGTATGAGTTCGTGACGAGTTTCCGGGAGAAGTTTGAGTTGACGACGGCGCGGGAAAGATTGGGGGCCGAAGAGGCGGTGTTTGCGATCACGGCGAATTTTCGCGATCCTGAAGGCAAACCATTGGGGCTGGTGGTGAGCAAGGGTCAGCAGGTGAGCCGTCCTTTCACGGCATGGACCGGTTATTTTTTTGTGAAGGACGGGCGACCATGGTTTGGGCCGAAGTCGTTGTTTGAAGAGACGCCGGGGGTATTGACGGAGGCTTCGCAGGGGTATCCGTCGGTGTTAAAAAATCACACGGTGTTTTCCTACGTGGATCTGGCGCCAAACAAGTATTTTAATGGCGACCGGCTGACGTATCGTGCGCTGGCGGGGGTGAGGCAGGATGGACGGGTGGTAATGGTATTGTCGGGCAATGGGGGATTGATGAACATTGGCGAGGCGGCGGAACTGGCGCGGAAGTTAAACGTGCAGCATGCGACGCTGCTGGATGGGGGAAAGGCGTTGCAGTATTCGATGCGGTTCACGGGTTTGCCGCATCATTTTCATGCGTTTAATACTTGGCTGGACATCGAGAAAGAGCCGTTGCAGCCGGAGAGGTCGCCGGTGTTCATCGCGGTGAAGCGGAAGGAGAGGGGGGAAAATTAG
- a CDS encoding ATP-dependent helicase has translation MARDYTLHSASPQGTGIDFKAELNEQQFLAVTSPPGKSLVIAGAGSGKTRTLTFRVAYLLQNGIAPENILLLTFTNKAAREMLERVQSLLPVETRRLWGGTFHSIGNRLLRLHGERLGLRQGFSIMDREDQKDLMETVVGSSGVDVTSYRFPKSEVIGDICSLADNMLVSVEEVVKEKYDWFEPVMEGINKVRDAYVAKKLETNNVDFDDLLALTVKLLEENEDLLERYRRVFQFVLVDEYQDTNALQCRMIDLLTGEKGNLMVVGDDAQSIYSWRGADVNNILRFGERHAGARIYKIETNYRSVPEVLELANESINHNAGQFRKALVSAREGRGMLPGLVKVDNPDAQASFVAQRILELHEEGVPLAEMAVIYRAHFHSLNIQLELTNRGIPFVITSGLRFFEQAHVKDVSAFMKFAINPRDEVSFMRMVRLVPGIGGTSAMKMWSAWVGMGDVTSTSKGIVMDGEGFAELLLKLKVPKKAQKVWEQTAWTLDELLGKDGVPVLPGRMIRSVVEGVYEDYMKAKFKNADQRGQDIEQLEEYSGRFESTEEFLSQLALLSGLDTDESPKQAEVKEVEDAVTLTTVHQAKGLEWHAVFAIWLADGMFPNSRVVDSGGLEAIEEERRVFFVTLTRAKDELYLLCPMVNFQARDGNIMVRLSRFVEELPEELMEVWNVRSFSS, from the coding sequence ATGGCGCGTGATTATACTTTGCATTCGGCTTCGCCGCAGGGGACGGGGATTGATTTTAAGGCGGAGCTGAATGAGCAGCAGTTTTTGGCGGTGACTTCGCCGCCGGGGAAGTCGCTGGTGATTGCGGGGGCGGGAAGTGGCAAGACGCGGACGCTGACTTTTCGGGTGGCTTACCTTTTGCAGAATGGAATCGCGCCGGAAAATATTCTATTGCTAACGTTCACGAACAAGGCGGCGAGGGAGATGCTGGAGAGGGTGCAGTCGCTTTTGCCGGTGGAGACAAGGCGCCTGTGGGGCGGGACGTTTCACTCGATTGGGAATCGGCTGCTAAGGCTGCATGGCGAGAGGTTGGGGTTGCGGCAGGGGTTTTCGATCATGGATCGGGAAGACCAGAAGGATCTGATGGAGACGGTGGTGGGGTCGAGCGGGGTGGACGTGACGTCGTATCGGTTTCCGAAGTCGGAGGTGATCGGGGACATTTGTTCGCTCGCAGACAACATGCTGGTGTCGGTGGAGGAGGTGGTGAAGGAGAAGTATGACTGGTTTGAGCCGGTGATGGAGGGGATCAACAAGGTTCGCGACGCCTATGTGGCGAAGAAGCTGGAGACGAACAATGTGGATTTTGATGATCTGCTGGCCTTGACAGTGAAGTTGCTGGAGGAGAATGAGGATTTGCTGGAGCGGTATCGGCGGGTGTTTCAGTTTGTGCTGGTGGATGAGTATCAGGACACGAATGCGTTGCAGTGTCGGATGATTGATTTATTGACGGGTGAGAAGGGAAATTTGATGGTGGTGGGAGATGATGCGCAGAGCATTTATTCGTGGCGGGGGGCGGACGTGAACAACATTTTGAGGTTCGGGGAGCGGCATGCGGGGGCGCGGATTTACAAGATTGAGACGAACTATCGGAGTGTGCCGGAGGTGCTGGAACTGGCGAACGAGTCGATCAATCACAATGCGGGTCAGTTTCGCAAGGCGTTGGTTTCGGCGCGTGAGGGGCGGGGGATGTTGCCGGGGTTGGTGAAGGTGGACAATCCGGATGCACAGGCGTCGTTCGTGGCGCAGCGGATATTGGAGTTGCATGAGGAGGGGGTGCCGCTGGCGGAGATGGCGGTGATTTACCGGGCGCATTTCCATTCGTTGAACATTCAGCTGGAGCTGACGAACCGGGGGATTCCGTTTGTGATTACGAGTGGGCTCAGGTTTTTTGAGCAGGCGCATGTAAAGGATGTTTCAGCTTTTATGAAGTTTGCGATCAATCCGCGCGATGAGGTTTCGTTCATGCGGATGGTGAGGTTGGTGCCGGGGATTGGGGGGACGTCGGCAATGAAGATGTGGTCGGCGTGGGTGGGGATGGGGGACGTGACGTCGACGTCGAAGGGGATCGTGATGGATGGGGAAGGTTTTGCGGAATTGTTGTTGAAATTGAAGGTGCCGAAGAAGGCGCAAAAGGTTTGGGAGCAGACGGCGTGGACGCTGGATGAGTTGTTGGGGAAAGATGGGGTGCCGGTGTTGCCGGGTCGGATGATTCGCAGTGTGGTGGAGGGGGTTTATGAGGATTACATGAAGGCGAAGTTCAAGAATGCGGATCAACGTGGTCAGGACATTGAGCAGCTGGAGGAATACAGCGGGCGCTTTGAGAGCACCGAGGAGTTTTTGAGTCAGCTGGCGTTGTTGAGCGGACTGGACACGGATGAGTCGCCGAAGCAGGCGGAGGTGAAGGAGGTGGAAGATGCGGTGACTTTGACAACGGTGCATCAGGCCAAGGGATTGGAGTGGCATGCGGTGTTTGCGATCTGGCTGGCGGATGGGATGTTTCCGAATTCGCGGGTGGTGGACAGTGGCGGTCTGGAGGCGATTGAGGAGGAGCGGCGGGTGTTTTTTGTGACCTTGACCAGGGCGAAGGATGAGTTGTATTTGCTGTGTCCGATGGTGAATTTTCAGGCGCGGGATGGGAACATCATGGTGCGGTTGTCGCGATTTGTGGAAGAGTTGCCTGAGGAGTTGATGGAGGTGTGGAACGTGCGTAGTTTCTCGTCGTGA
- a CDS encoding SLC13 family permease, which yields MSWDLLMVLMLLGVCMVLFVVNKPRMDVVALMVIVLLPLSGVISVQEALVGFSDPNVILIALLFVIGEALVRTGVTFEVGDWLVRRAGKSEMKLVVLLMLVVAGLGSVMSSTGVVGIFIPVALGVARRLKVSPGRLMMPLSFAGLIGGMLTLVATPPNMVLDGALRQEGFEGFAFFSFTPLGLLILAFGIGYMVVAQRWLKGAADGGAVVPVRRGLSHFIKEYRLENRGFRLRIGAGCGLDGKRLDALNLRREHGANVVAVERAGRFGHVLLNPRAGMELRVGDVLLVDFSQEVKIGGFCEEMGWELLPMKGGYFRESWNEAGMVEVMIAPESPPIGKSVQEQGFRSRYGLSVVGLRRQGKVFEGQLLEEKLKMGDVLLVAGPWKSIRQLQGMAGDFIVLGLPPEVEDVAPARDRLPHALGVLALMVVLMVGGWVPNVIAGLMACLLMGLFRCVDLAGAYKSIHWQSLILIAGMIPFAQALESTGGVGLAVEGFLGLMEGAGVRWLLGGVFVMTALTSLFISNTATAVLMAPIALSVAKHLEVSPVPFAMVVAIAASAAFMTPVSSPVNTLVMGPGNYRFMDFVKVGVPFTLLVLVVTVLVVPWLFPL from the coding sequence ATGAGTTGGGATTTGCTGATGGTGCTGATGTTGCTGGGGGTTTGCATGGTGTTGTTTGTGGTGAACAAACCGCGGATGGATGTGGTGGCGCTGATGGTGATTGTGTTGCTGCCTTTGAGCGGGGTGATTTCGGTGCAAGAGGCGTTGGTGGGGTTTAGTGATCCGAATGTGATTTTGATTGCGCTGTTGTTCGTGATTGGGGAGGCGCTGGTGCGAACGGGGGTGACGTTTGAAGTGGGGGACTGGCTGGTTCGCCGGGCGGGGAAGAGCGAAATGAAACTGGTGGTTTTGTTAATGCTGGTGGTGGCGGGGTTGGGGTCGGTGATGAGTTCGACCGGGGTGGTGGGGATTTTTATTCCGGTGGCGTTGGGAGTGGCGCGGCGCTTGAAGGTGAGTCCGGGGAGGTTGATGATGCCGTTGAGCTTTGCGGGTTTGATTGGTGGCATGCTGACGCTGGTGGCGACGCCGCCAAACATGGTATTGGATGGGGCGTTGAGGCAGGAGGGGTTTGAGGGTTTTGCGTTTTTTAGTTTTACGCCGCTGGGGTTGTTGATTTTGGCGTTCGGGATTGGGTATATGGTGGTGGCACAGCGTTGGTTGAAGGGGGCGGCGGATGGGGGGGCGGTGGTGCCGGTGCGTCGTGGATTATCGCATTTCATCAAGGAATACCGGTTGGAGAATCGGGGGTTTCGTTTGAGAATTGGGGCCGGATGCGGGCTGGATGGGAAGCGCTTGGATGCGCTGAATTTGCGGCGCGAGCATGGAGCGAATGTGGTGGCGGTGGAGCGGGCGGGGAGGTTTGGGCATGTGTTGTTGAATCCGCGGGCGGGGATGGAATTGCGGGTGGGGGATGTGTTGCTGGTGGATTTTTCGCAGGAGGTGAAGATCGGGGGTTTTTGTGAGGAGATGGGGTGGGAGTTGTTGCCGATGAAGGGCGGGTATTTCCGGGAGAGTTGGAATGAGGCGGGGATGGTGGAGGTGATGATTGCTCCAGAGTCGCCGCCGATTGGGAAGAGTGTGCAGGAGCAGGGGTTTCGGTCGCGATATGGATTAAGTGTGGTGGGATTGCGCAGGCAGGGTAAGGTGTTTGAGGGTCAGTTGTTGGAGGAGAAGTTGAAGATGGGGGATGTTTTGCTGGTGGCGGGGCCGTGGAAGTCGATCCGCCAGTTGCAGGGGATGGCGGGAGATTTTATTGTGTTGGGGTTGCCGCCTGAGGTGGAGGACGTGGCTCCGGCGAGAGACCGGCTGCCGCATGCGCTGGGGGTTTTGGCTTTGATGGTGGTGCTGATGGTGGGGGGCTGGGTGCCGAATGTGATTGCCGGGTTGATGGCGTGTTTGTTGATGGGGCTGTTTCGGTGTGTGGATCTGGCGGGTGCTTACAAGTCGATTCACTGGCAGAGTTTGATTTTGATTGCGGGTATGATTCCGTTTGCGCAGGCGTTGGAGAGCACGGGCGGGGTGGGTTTGGCGGTGGAGGGGTTTTTGGGTTTGATGGAAGGGGCGGGGGTGAGGTGGTTGCTGGGCGGGGTTTTTGTTATGACGGCGCTGACGAGTTTGTTCATTTCGAACACGGCGACGGCGGTATTGATGGCACCGATTGCTTTGAGCGTGGCGAAGCATCTGGAGGTTTCGCCGGTGCCTTTTGCGATGGTGGTGGCGATTGCGGCATCGGCGGCGTTCATGACGCCGGTTTCTTCGCCGGTGAATACGCTGGTGATGGGGCCGGGGAATTACCGGTTCATGGATTTTGTGAAGGTGGGGGTGCCGTTTACCTTGTTGGTGCTGGTGGTGACGGTGTTGGTGGTGCCGTGGTTGTTTCCGCTGTGA